The Bubalus bubalis isolate 160015118507 breed Murrah chromosome 16, NDDB_SH_1, whole genome shotgun sequence genome window below encodes:
- the LOC112579371 gene encoding endogenous retrovirus group K member 19 Env polyprotein-like, with translation MSITEKDPKTGLPQQVTKLTQRVSSMTLEEPMRKCHHLNPYPTWAQVKNMTRQAEQTLKNTGTPMTPDKLFLAMLAVLYCSSGVSAEYVYWAYIPNPPLLSIVDWVDKAPMVFTNDSLHFPAPWSMQRPIHEEDERKKINVSIGFKTLPICFRAHSLCMTIFPQWWAYSVHNVSAYIIGMFASFLLNGSERHYPGQIANYTDSLFQPAELICDAVSWRKNDQINHYIVLTVGDSSGKFLSNNKINPYSDSWIGGPMGYL, from the coding sequence ATGTCCATTACCGAGAAGGACCCCAAGACCGGACTCCCTCAGCAAGTAACAAAGCTGACGCAAAGGGTCTCATCAATGACCTTGGAGGAACCAATGAGGAAATGCCATCATCTGAATCCTTACCCGACATGGGCTCAAGTGAAAAACATGACTCGTCAGGCTGAGCAAACACTGAAGAACACTGGAACTCCTATGACTCCAGATAAGCTGTTTCTGGCAATGTTAGCTGTTCTTTACTGTTCCTCTGGGGTAAGTGCAGAATATGTTTATTGGGCATATATACCTAATCCACCTTTGTTATCCATAGTGGATTGGGTTGACAAGGCCCCTATGGTATTCACCAATGATAGTCTGCACTTCCCTGCCCCATGGTCAATGCAGAGGCCAATTCatgaagaagatgaaagaaaaaagataaatgtttcaattgGATTCAAGACACTACCTATATGCTTCAGAGCTCACTCTTTGTGCATGACTATATTCCCACAATGGTGGGCTTACTCTGTACACAATGTTTCCGCCTACATTATAGGAATGTTTGCATCCTTCCTTTTAAATGGTTCTGAAAGACATTATCCTGGACAAATAGCTAACTATACTGATTCACTTTTCCAGCCTGCAGAACTAATATGTGATGCTGTATCTTGGAGAAAGAATGATCAAATCAACCACTATATTGTTCTGACTGTCGGAGACAGTTCAGGAAAGTTTCTGTCAAACAACAAAATCAATCCATATTCAGATTCATGGATTGGGGGCCCTATGGGTTATTTGTGA